In Agromyces sp. SYSU T00194, a genomic segment contains:
- a CDS encoding DUF3117 domain-containing protein, with translation MAAMKPRTGDGPMEAVKEGRLIIVRVPLEGGGRLVVSVNDAEAKELHDVLGGVVDAG, from the coding sequence ATGGCGGCCATGAAGCCACGGACCGGAGACGGGCCTATGGAGGCTGTGAAGGAGGGTCGTCTCATCATCGTGCGGGTTCCGCTCGAGGGTGGCGGCCGTCTCGTCGTCTCGGTCAACGATGCGGAGGCCAAGGAGCTGCACGACGTGCTCGGCGGCGTGGTCGACGCCGGCTAG
- a CDS encoding citrate synthase, with the protein MGDVETRTSGEPQQATLTYPGGTASFPVVPSVEGASSVDISTFMKQTGLTTLDYGFANTAATRSSVTYIDGAQGILRYRGYPIEQLAQQSTFLEVAWLLIYGDLPTADELAGFDERIRRHTLLHEDLKRFFSALPHTAHPMSVLSSAVSALSTYYEDSSDPNDPEQVELTTVRLLAKLPVIAAYAHKKSLGQAFLYPDNSLSYIDNFLKLNFGILAEPYEIDPTVAAALDRLLILHEDHEQNASTSTVRLVGSTGANLYASVSAGINALYGPLHGGANEAVLEMLAGIRDSGEGVRAFVERVKRKEEGVRLMGFGHRVYKNYDPRAKLVKESADAVLAGLGVSDPLLDIAKELEQIALEDDYFRERRLYPNVDFYTGVIYKAMGFPTRMFTVLFAIGRLPGWIAHWREMQLDGATKIGRPQQLYVGQPERQFPAR; encoded by the coding sequence GTGGGCGACGTCGAGACGCGAACGAGTGGCGAGCCGCAGCAGGCGACGCTGACCTACCCGGGAGGGACGGCGAGCTTCCCGGTCGTTCCGTCGGTCGAGGGCGCGTCGAGCGTCGACATCTCGACGTTCATGAAGCAGACGGGCCTGACCACGCTCGACTACGGCTTCGCGAACACCGCGGCCACGCGGTCCTCGGTCACCTACATCGACGGCGCGCAGGGCATCCTGCGCTATCGCGGCTACCCGATCGAGCAGCTCGCGCAGCAGTCCACCTTCCTCGAGGTCGCGTGGCTGCTCATCTACGGCGACCTGCCGACCGCCGACGAGCTCGCCGGCTTCGACGAGCGCATCCGCCGCCACACGCTGCTGCACGAGGACCTCAAGCGGTTCTTCTCGGCGCTGCCGCACACGGCGCACCCGATGTCGGTGCTCTCCAGCGCGGTCTCCGCGCTCTCGACGTACTACGAGGACTCGTCCGACCCCAACGACCCCGAGCAGGTCGAGCTCACCACCGTGCGCCTGCTCGCGAAGCTGCCGGTCATCGCCGCATACGCGCACAAGAAGTCGCTCGGCCAGGCGTTCCTGTACCCCGACAACTCGCTGTCGTACATCGACAACTTCCTCAAGCTGAACTTCGGCATCCTCGCCGAGCCGTACGAGATCGACCCGACCGTGGCGGCCGCGCTCGACCGGCTCCTCATCCTGCACGAGGACCACGAGCAGAACGCCTCCACCTCCACGGTGCGCCTCGTCGGCTCCACCGGCGCGAACCTGTACGCCTCCGTCTCGGCCGGCATCAACGCCCTCTACGGCCCCCTCCACGGCGGCGCCAACGAGGCCGTCCTCGAGATGCTCGCGGGCATCAGGGACTCCGGCGAGGGCGTGCGCGCATTCGTCGAGCGCGTCAAGCGCAAGGAGGAGGGCGTGCGCCTGATGGGCTTCGGCCACCGGGTGTACAAGAACTACGACCCGCGCGCGAAGCTCGTCAAGGAGAGCGCCGACGCCGTGCTCGCCGGCCTCGGCGTGAGCGACCCGCTGCTCGACATCGCGAAGGAGCTCGAGCAGATCGCGCTCGAGGACGACTACTTCCGCGAGCGTCGCCTCTACCCGAACGTCGACTTCTACACCGGCGTCATCTACAAGGCCATGGGCTTCCCGACCCGCATGTTCACCGTGCTGTTCGCGATCGGCCGCCTGCCCGGCTGGATCGCGCACTGGCGCGAGATGCAGCTCGACGGCGCCACCAAGATCGGCCGCCCGCAGCAGCTGTACGTCGGCCAGCCCGAGCGGCAGTTCCCCGCCCGCTGA
- a CDS encoding penicillin acylase family protein: MGSDRPRTHRHRLIAFLVGVLVVVLIGAIVGAGVGWWIVQRSFPETSGRIEVAGLDQPAVVYRDDAGVPQVVAETTADLFFTQGYVHAQDRFWEMDYRRHAASGRLAELLGEQYVASDALVRTLGWRRVAEREVEEFDDTTRAAYEAYAAGVNAYLDQHGGPDLSLEYALLGLQFPGYEPEPWTPADSASWLKAAAWDLRANLDDELDRALLSTALPPEEVERLHPGFDYASAATIIGDPPPLPEEGAEAEGASTDDTGATDAPEAGEELLAAPLAELRARLDALPAVLTTPGTDIGSNSWVVAGAHTASELPLLAGDPHLEPTLPSAWTQSALRCAPVSDECPYEVSGFGFAGVPGIIAGHNAAIAWTPTNLLADTTDLYLEQVDGREYLQGDTMVALEERQEVIEVADGAPVTITVRTTGHGPLVTGLDDGFEVVAEEYPEAAGLEDAGYELALQWTGLSPSRTAGAILAMNRAQGRGSFRSAAERWDLPAQNLLYADVEGNIGSQAVGRVPVRETGDGTFPVPGWTGEYRWSGSVAFDELPSEENPERGYLVAANTPPLEDGDGPMLTQDWAQGYRATRIDRVLREAIAADQPVSLATMANLQVDRADPAAAMLLPVIAELSLDGDAARGQQLLAGWDGVDDVDSSGAAYFQVVWSTLLSEMFADLPDGTRPTGGDRWIRVVDNLLDEPESDWWAAADAGADGRDAVLAAAMAAAWQESADRMGSDPAQWRWGRLHQLHLRSQAFGETGLLPARWLLDRGPWELGGSSAVVDATGWDAREGFAANSVPAMRMLVDLADLDASRWVNASGASGHAFHPNYVDQTEVWARSGTLPWPFTLERTQELAEHTLLMRPAGG, translated from the coding sequence GTGGGATCCGACCGACCGCGCACCCATCGCCACCGCCTCATCGCGTTCCTCGTGGGCGTGCTGGTGGTGGTGCTGATCGGCGCGATCGTCGGCGCGGGCGTCGGATGGTGGATCGTCCAGCGCTCCTTCCCCGAGACCTCCGGTCGCATCGAGGTCGCCGGGCTCGACCAGCCCGCCGTCGTGTACCGCGACGACGCCGGCGTGCCGCAGGTCGTCGCCGAGACCACCGCCGACCTGTTCTTCACGCAGGGGTACGTGCACGCGCAGGACCGCTTCTGGGAGATGGACTACCGGCGGCACGCCGCGTCGGGACGGCTCGCGGAGCTGCTCGGCGAGCAGTACGTGGCATCCGACGCCCTCGTCCGCACGCTCGGCTGGCGGCGGGTCGCCGAGCGCGAGGTCGAGGAGTTCGACGACACCACCCGTGCCGCGTACGAGGCCTACGCGGCCGGGGTGAACGCCTACCTCGACCAGCACGGGGGCCCCGACCTCTCGCTCGAGTACGCGCTGCTCGGGCTGCAGTTCCCCGGCTACGAGCCGGAGCCGTGGACGCCGGCCGACTCGGCCTCGTGGCTGAAGGCCGCCGCGTGGGACCTCCGCGCGAACCTCGACGACGAGCTCGACCGCGCGCTGCTGTCGACGGCGCTGCCGCCCGAGGAGGTCGAGCGCCTGCACCCGGGCTTCGACTACGCGTCGGCCGCGACGATCATCGGCGACCCGCCGCCCCTGCCCGAGGAGGGCGCCGAGGCCGAGGGCGCGTCGACGGATGACACGGGCGCGACGGATGCCCCCGAGGCGGGCGAGGAGCTGCTGGCGGCACCGCTCGCCGAGTTGCGCGCCCGGTTGGACGCGCTGCCCGCCGTGCTGACGACCCCGGGAACCGACATCGGGTCGAACTCCTGGGTCGTCGCGGGCGCCCACACCGCGTCGGAGTTGCCGCTGCTGGCGGGCGACCCGCACCTCGAGCCCACCCTGCCGTCGGCCTGGACGCAGTCGGCCCTGCGTTGCGCGCCGGTCTCCGACGAGTGCCCCTACGAGGTCTCCGGCTTCGGCTTCGCCGGCGTGCCCGGCATCATCGCGGGCCACAACGCCGCCATCGCCTGGACGCCGACGAACCTCCTCGCCGACACGACCGACCTCTACCTGGAGCAGGTCGACGGCCGCGAGTACCTGCAGGGCGACACGATGGTCGCGCTCGAGGAGCGGCAGGAGGTCATCGAGGTGGCCGACGGTGCGCCGGTGACGATCACCGTGCGCACGACCGGGCACGGGCCGCTCGTGACCGGGCTCGACGACGGCTTCGAGGTCGTCGCCGAGGAGTACCCCGAAGCGGCCGGACTCGAGGACGCCGGGTACGAGCTCGCGCTGCAGTGGACCGGCCTCTCCCCCTCCCGCACCGCGGGCGCGATCCTCGCGATGAACCGTGCGCAGGGCCGGGGAAGCTTCCGGTCGGCGGCCGAGCGTTGGGACCTGCCCGCCCAGAACCTGCTCTACGCCGACGTCGAGGGCAACATCGGCTCGCAGGCGGTCGGCCGCGTGCCCGTCCGCGAGACGGGCGACGGCACGTTCCCCGTGCCGGGCTGGACCGGCGAGTACCGCTGGAGCGGCAGCGTGGCGTTCGACGAGCTGCCCTCGGAGGAGAACCCCGAGCGCGGCTACCTCGTGGCGGCGAACACGCCCCCGCTCGAGGACGGCGACGGCCCGATGCTCACGCAGGACTGGGCGCAGGGGTATCGCGCCACGCGCATCGATCGCGTGCTGCGCGAGGCCATCGCCGCCGATCAGCCGGTGAGCCTCGCCACGATGGCGAACCTGCAGGTCGACCGCGCCGACCCGGCGGCGGCGATGCTGCTGCCCGTGATCGCCGAGCTCTCGCTCGACGGCGACGCGGCACGCGGGCAGCAGCTGCTCGCGGGCTGGGACGGCGTCGACGACGTCGACAGCAGCGGCGCCGCCTACTTCCAGGTGGTCTGGAGCACGCTGCTCTCCGAGATGTTCGCCGACCTGCCCGACGGCACGCGTCCCACCGGCGGCGACCGCTGGATCCGCGTGGTCGACAACCTCCTCGACGAGCCGGAGTCCGACTGGTGGGCCGCCGCGGACGCCGGCGCCGACGGACGCGATGCCGTGCTCGCCGCGGCGATGGCCGCCGCCTGGCAGGAGAGCGCCGACCGCATGGGCTCCGACCCGGCGCAGTGGCGATGGGGGCGTCTGCACCAGCTGCACCTGCGCAGCCAGGCGTTCGGCGAGACCGGCCTGCTCCCCGCGCGCTGGCTCCTCGACCGCGGCCCGTGGGAGCTCGGCGGCTCATCTGCGGTCGTCGACGCGACCGGATGGGACGCGCGCGAGGGCTTCGCCGCGAACTCGGTGCCCGCGATGCGGATGCTCGTGGACCTCGCCGACCTCGACGCGTCGCGCTGGGTGAACGCGTCCGGCGCCTCCGGGCACGCGTTCCACCCGAACTACGTCGACCAGACCGAGGTGTGGGCGCGCAGCGGCACGCTGCCGTGGCCGTTCACGCTCGAGCGCACCCAGGAGCTCGCCGAGCACACGCTGCTCATGCGGCCGGCGGGCGGCTGA
- the dapD gene encoding 2,3,4,5-tetrahydropyridine-2,6-dicarboxylate N-succinyltransferase has product MPDSASDTSSARSAWGHGIASVATDGTVLDTWFPSPALGAPPADHHVVPSALEAAVHDDERRGVTQRLVTEHIDLDAPPASTSDAYLRLQLLSHLVVAPNTLNLDGIFGYLPNVVWTNAGPVHPADFERLRPVLRRHGIQATGLDKFPRLLDYVTPERVRIADAGRVRLGAHLAPGTTVMHEGFVNFNAGTLGTSMVEGRISQGVVVGDGSDIGGGASIMGTLSGGGTQRVAIGERALLGANSGIGISIGDDTVVEAGLYVTAGTKVVVVGGPRTADGGPTTVKAVELSGTPNLLFRRNSLTGAVEVLSRSGDGVALNAQLHA; this is encoded by the coding sequence ATGCCCGACTCCGCATCCGACACGTCGTCCGCCCGCTCCGCCTGGGGCCACGGCATCGCGTCCGTCGCGACCGACGGCACCGTGCTCGACACCTGGTTCCCCTCGCCCGCCCTCGGCGCCCCGCCCGCCGACCACCACGTGGTGCCGAGCGCCCTCGAGGCGGCCGTGCACGACGACGAGCGACGCGGGGTCACCCAGCGCCTCGTCACCGAGCACATCGACCTCGACGCGCCGCCCGCCTCGACGAGCGACGCGTACCTGCGCCTGCAGCTGCTCTCGCACCTGGTCGTCGCGCCGAACACGCTGAACCTCGACGGCATCTTCGGGTACCTCCCCAACGTCGTCTGGACCAACGCGGGCCCGGTGCATCCGGCCGACTTCGAGCGCCTGCGCCCGGTGCTGCGCCGGCACGGCATCCAGGCGACGGGCCTGGACAAGTTCCCGCGGCTGCTCGACTACGTCACGCCCGAGCGCGTGCGCATCGCCGACGCCGGGCGGGTGCGCCTCGGCGCCCACCTCGCGCCCGGCACGACGGTCATGCACGAGGGCTTCGTCAACTTCAACGCCGGCACGCTCGGCACCTCGATGGTCGAGGGGCGCATCTCGCAGGGCGTCGTCGTGGGCGACGGCTCCGACATCGGCGGCGGCGCCTCGATCATGGGCACCCTGTCGGGTGGCGGCACGCAGCGCGTGGCGATCGGCGAACGAGCGCTGCTCGGCGCCAACTCGGGCATCGGCATCTCCATCGGCGACGACACCGTGGTCGAGGCGGGCCTGTACGTGACCGCCGGCACGAAGGTCGTCGTGGTCGGCGGGCCGCGCACCGCCGACGGCGGGCCGACGACGGTGAAGGCCGTCGAGCTCTCGGGCACGCCGAACCTGCTGTTCCGCCGCAATTCGCTCACGGGCGCCGTGGAGGTGCTGTCGCGCAGCGGCGACGGCGTCGCGCTCAACGCACAACTGCACGCCTGA
- the dapE gene encoding succinyl-diaminopimelate desuccinylase, translating into MTASDAPATALDLSADPVEITRAICDIPSVSGDEATLADAIEAALAPAAHLEVVRDGDAVVARTDLGRARRVVIAGHIDTVPINDNLPTRFEEIDGVEYLWGRGTVDMKAGVAVQLKLALELVAPVVDVTWMWYDHEEVAADLNGLGRLAANRPDLFAGDFAILGEPSNGAVEGGCNGNLRVELRARGLRAHSARSWVGENAIHKLAPALERLAAYEARTVEVDGLAYREGLNAVGVSGGVAGNVIPDDAALHVNYRFAPSRSVDEAVAHVRELFPEYELTVVDRAEGARPGLDAPLAQEFVAAVGADAKPKYGWTDVARFSAMGVPAVNFGPGDPLKAHADDERVPLHQIRDCDRALRAWLSDD; encoded by the coding sequence ATGACCGCCTCGGACGCCCCCGCAACGGCCCTCGACCTGTCGGCGGACCCCGTCGAGATCACGCGCGCGATCTGCGACATCCCGTCCGTCTCGGGCGACGAGGCCACGCTCGCCGACGCGATCGAGGCAGCGCTCGCGCCCGCCGCGCACCTCGAGGTCGTGCGCGACGGCGACGCCGTCGTCGCGCGCACCGACCTCGGGCGTGCCCGTCGGGTCGTGATCGCCGGCCACATCGACACCGTGCCGATCAACGACAACCTGCCGACCCGGTTCGAGGAGATCGACGGGGTCGAGTACCTCTGGGGGCGCGGCACCGTCGACATGAAGGCGGGCGTCGCGGTGCAGCTGAAGCTCGCACTCGAGCTCGTCGCGCCCGTGGTCGACGTCACCTGGATGTGGTACGACCACGAGGAGGTCGCCGCCGACCTGAACGGGCTCGGCCGCCTGGCCGCGAACCGCCCCGACCTGTTCGCGGGTGACTTCGCGATCCTGGGCGAGCCGAGCAACGGAGCCGTCGAGGGCGGCTGCAACGGCAACCTGCGCGTCGAGCTGCGGGCGCGCGGCCTCCGCGCGCACTCCGCGCGCAGCTGGGTGGGCGAGAACGCCATCCACAAGCTGGCCCCGGCGCTGGAGCGCCTCGCCGCGTACGAGGCCCGCACGGTCGAGGTCGACGGCCTCGCGTATCGCGAGGGCCTCAACGCGGTCGGCGTGTCGGGCGGCGTCGCAGGCAACGTCATCCCCGACGACGCGGCGCTGCACGTGAACTATCGGTTCGCGCCGAGCCGGTCGGTCGACGAGGCCGTCGCGCACGTGCGCGAGCTGTTCCCCGAGTACGAGCTCACCGTGGTCGACCGCGCCGAGGGCGCCCGCCCCGGGCTCGACGCCCCGCTCGCGCAGGAGTTCGTGGCCGCCGTCGGCGCCGACGCGAAGCCCAAGTACGGCTGGACCGACGTCGCCCGGTTCAGCGCGATGGGCGTGCCGGCCGTGAACTTCGGGCCGGGCGACCCGCTGAAGGCCCATGCCGACGACGAGCGGGTGCCGCTGCACCAGATCCGCGACTGCGACCGTGCGCTGCGCGCCTGGCTGAGCGATGACTGA
- a CDS encoding twin-arginine translocase TatA/TatE family subunit: MFGLTFEKLLIIGVIAVFLLGPDKLPMYAQKLGQFVRSMRDMANGAKSRMREEMGPEFDEVDWRKLDPRQYDPRRIVRDALNDVDPFATQAPSPKQQAATAAVTAAGAGTAAVGAGAAAVGSASSPFKRGRDVVRTGDAAPFDSEAT; this comes from the coding sequence GTGTTCGGGCTGACCTTCGAGAAACTCCTCATCATCGGGGTCATCGCCGTGTTCCTGCTCGGGCCCGACAAGCTCCCGATGTACGCCCAGAAGCTGGGGCAGTTCGTGCGCTCGATGCGCGACATGGCCAACGGCGCGAAGTCGCGCATGCGCGAGGAGATGGGCCCCGAGTTCGACGAGGTCGACTGGCGCAAGCTCGACCCGCGCCAGTACGACCCGCGACGCATCGTGCGCGACGCCTTGAACGACGTCGACCCGTTCGCGACGCAGGCGCCGTCGCCGAAGCAGCAGGCCGCGACGGCCGCGGTGACGGCTGCGGGCGCGGGCACCGCCGCGGTGGGCGCGGGTGCGGCCGCGGTCGGCAGCGCGTCGTCGCCGTTCAAGCGCGGGCGCGACGTGGTGCGCACGGGCGACGCCGCGCCGTTCGACTCCGAGGCCACCTGA
- the dapC gene encoding succinyldiaminopimelate transaminase: MALGELPDYPWDLMTPYRERAARHPGGTVDLSIGSPVDPTPDVVRDALREATDAHAYPTTTGTPELRAAIVEWFARRRGVTGLTADHVLPTIGSKELVAMLPFMLGIGAGDVVVHPRAAYPTYAVGATFAGADALASDDPAEWPAETALVWLNSPGNPDGRVLDIDALRAAHARARELGAVVVNDECYAELGWDAPWDAERVPSILDPRVIGDTRTDTLAVYSLSKQSNMAGYRGAFVAGCRTRISRLLNVRKHAGLMPPAPLQAAMVAALADDAHVAAQKARYRARRDVLVPALTGAGFRIDHSEAGLYLWATEGRDAWESIDRLAALGIVAGPGHFYGPHFPEHVRLSLTATDERVAEAAARLAAAA; encoded by the coding sequence GTGGCGCTCGGCGAGCTCCCCGACTACCCCTGGGACCTCATGACGCCGTACCGCGAGCGTGCGGCACGGCACCCGGGCGGCACCGTCGACCTGTCGATCGGCTCGCCCGTCGACCCCACGCCCGACGTGGTCCGCGACGCGTTGCGCGAGGCCACCGATGCCCACGCATACCCCACGACGACCGGCACCCCGGAGTTGCGGGCGGCGATCGTCGAGTGGTTCGCCCGGCGCCGCGGCGTCACGGGCCTCACGGCCGACCACGTGCTGCCGACGATCGGCTCGAAGGAGCTCGTCGCCATGCTGCCGTTCATGCTCGGCATCGGCGCGGGCGACGTCGTGGTGCACCCGCGCGCGGCGTACCCGACGTATGCGGTGGGCGCCACCTTCGCGGGCGCCGACGCGCTGGCATCCGACGACCCCGCCGAGTGGCCCGCCGAGACCGCACTCGTCTGGCTCAACAGCCCCGGCAACCCCGACGGGCGGGTGCTCGACATCGATGCGCTCCGCGCCGCGCACGCGCGTGCCCGCGAGCTCGGCGCCGTCGTCGTGAACGACGAGTGCTACGCCGAGCTCGGCTGGGACGCGCCGTGGGACGCGGAGCGGGTGCCGAGCATCCTCGACCCGCGGGTGATCGGCGACACGCGCACCGACACCCTCGCCGTGTACTCGCTCAGCAAGCAGTCGAACATGGCCGGCTACCGCGGCGCGTTCGTCGCGGGCTGCCGCACGCGCATCTCCCGGCTGCTGAACGTCCGCAAGCACGCCGGACTCATGCCGCCCGCGCCGCTGCAGGCCGCGATGGTCGCCGCGCTCGCCGACGACGCGCACGTGGCCGCGCAGAAGGCCCGCTATCGCGCCCGGCGCGACGTGCTCGTGCCCGCGCTCACGGGCGCCGGGTTCCGCATCGACCACAGCGAGGCGGGGCTCTACCTCTGGGCGACCGAGGGACGCGACGCGTGGGAGAGCATCGATCGACTCGCCGCACTCGGCATCGTCGCCGGTCCCGGGCACTTCTACGGCCCGCACTTCCCCGAGCACGTGCGGCTCTCGCTCACTGCAACCGACGAGCGGGTCGCCGAGGCGGCGGCGCGCCTGGCCGCGGCGGCCTGA
- a CDS encoding O-methyltransferase — MSDHDLNWKFADETVVEPEAIARVRQQSLELGIEPVSPAVGAQLSVLTGVGRANAIIEIGTGVGVSGLWMLAGSRHGHLTSIDSEAEYHQHARENFADAGIAPTRTRFIAGRAGEVLPRMNENSYDVVFIDADPESTIEYVEHALRLAMPGGAVLVAKALWKGRVADPAKRDPVASGFRTLISELAASNAVATALSPAGQGLLQIVKLGA, encoded by the coding sequence GTGTCCGACCATGACCTGAACTGGAAGTTCGCCGACGAGACCGTCGTCGAGCCCGAGGCGATCGCCCGGGTGCGGCAGCAGTCGCTCGAGCTGGGGATCGAGCCGGTCTCCCCCGCGGTCGGCGCCCAGTTGTCGGTGCTCACCGGCGTCGGCCGTGCGAACGCGATCATCGAGATCGGCACCGGCGTCGGTGTCTCGGGGCTCTGGATGCTGGCGGGCAGCCGGCACGGTCACCTCACCTCGATCGACAGCGAGGCGGAGTACCACCAGCACGCCCGGGAGAACTTCGCCGACGCGGGCATCGCCCCCACCCGCACCCGCTTCATCGCCGGTCGCGCGGGCGAGGTGCTGCCGCGCATGAACGAGAACTCCTACGACGTGGTCTTCATCGACGCCGACCCGGAGTCGACCATCGAGTACGTCGAGCACGCCCTGCGCCTGGCGATGCCGGGCGGCGCGGTGCTCGTCGCGAAGGCGCTCTGGAAGGGGCGCGTCGCCGACCCGGCGAAGCGCGACCCCGTGGCATCCGGTTTCCGCACCCTCATCTCCGAACTCGCGGCGTCGAACGCGGTGGCCACGGCCCTCTCCCCCGCCGGCCAGGGGCTGCTCCAGATCGTCAAGCTCGGCGCCTGA
- a CDS encoding succinic semialdehyde dehydrogenase, whose amino-acid sequence MSAPARLTHAPTTSHPGASVPDAQWFAELHDDLVATSGETRIVLAAATGEPLHELPLSTEADVVGAFARARLAQVAWAQSGFAHRRRVLLRAHDLIVARREQLMHLVQLETGKTRGQAFEEAYQAAASARYNALAARRVLRTRRTHSGAPFVFTTHLRNRPRGVAGVITPWNFPLSLAAMDVMSALAAGCAVVQKADEQAALNILELRRAAVDAGVPGDLWSVVAGPGATIGEAVTDHADVIAFTGSTATGRAIARKAAERLVPASLELGGKNPLIVLDDVDPDRAARQAAYACFSAHGQLCVSTERIYVQRAVAEPFTRALVRELAAMTIDPAPRSAGDIGTLTTAAQLERVRTHLDDALAKGATVLAGGSHRPEIGPYAFEPTLLADVTPDMLCHAEETFGALASVYVVDTEDEAVIAANDSAYGLNASILSGSTARARRLAGALEVGSVNINEGYRGGFGAIAAPMGGSKQSGLGRRNGPDGLKRYVEGVTVSATTGLIAPPTTAREWRRLEGPMLLLLRLQRVLRRR is encoded by the coding sequence ATGTCCGCGCCGGCACGCCTCACGCACGCCCCGACCACGTCGCATCCCGGAGCCTCGGTGCCGGACGCGCAGTGGTTCGCCGAACTGCACGACGACCTCGTCGCCACGAGCGGCGAGACCCGCATCGTGCTGGCGGCCGCGACCGGCGAGCCGCTGCACGAGCTGCCGCTCAGCACCGAGGCCGACGTCGTCGGCGCGTTCGCCCGCGCCCGCCTCGCGCAGGTCGCGTGGGCGCAGTCGGGGTTCGCGCACCGGCGCCGGGTGCTCCTGCGCGCCCACGACCTGATCGTCGCCCGCCGCGAGCAGCTCATGCACCTCGTGCAACTCGAGACCGGCAAGACCCGCGGGCAGGCCTTCGAGGAGGCCTACCAGGCAGCCGCATCCGCACGCTACAACGCGCTCGCCGCCCGCCGCGTGCTGCGCACCCGCCGCACCCACTCCGGCGCGCCGTTCGTGTTCACCACGCACCTGCGCAACCGGCCGCGCGGCGTCGCCGGCGTCATCACGCCGTGGAACTTCCCGCTCTCGCTCGCGGCGATGGACGTGATGTCCGCCCTCGCCGCGGGCTGCGCGGTCGTGCAGAAGGCCGACGAGCAGGCGGCGCTGAACATCCTCGAGCTGCGGCGCGCGGCCGTCGACGCCGGCGTACCCGGTGACCTCTGGTCGGTGGTCGCGGGCCCCGGCGCGACGATCGGCGAAGCGGTCACCGACCACGCCGACGTCATCGCCTTCACGGGGTCGACCGCCACCGGGCGGGCGATCGCGCGCAAGGCGGCGGAGCGGCTCGTGCCGGCCTCGCTCGAGCTGGGCGGCAAGAACCCGCTCATCGTGCTCGACGACGTCGACCCCGACCGCGCCGCCCGGCAGGCCGCGTATGCGTGCTTCTCGGCGCACGGGCAGCTGTGCGTGTCGACCGAGCGCATCTACGTGCAGCGTGCGGTGGCCGAGCCGTTCACCCGGGCCCTCGTGCGGGAGCTCGCCGCCATGACGATCGACCCCGCGCCCCGATCGGCGGGCGACATCGGCACGCTCACCACCGCGGCGCAGCTCGAGCGCGTGCGCACGCACCTCGACGACGCGCTCGCCAAGGGCGCGACGGTGCTCGCCGGCGGATCGCACCGCCCCGAGATCGGGCCGTACGCCTTCGAGCCGACGCTGCTCGCCGACGTCACCCCCGACATGCTCTGCCACGCCGAGGAGACGTTCGGCGCTCTGGCATCCGTCTACGTGGTCGACACCGAGGACGAGGCCGTGATCGCCGCGAACGACAGCGCCTACGGGCTGAACGCGAGCATCCTCAGCGGCTCGACCGCCCGCGCGAGGCGCCTCGCCGGGGCGCTCGAGGTGGGGTCGGTCAACATCAACGAGGGCTACCGCGGCGGGTTCGGCGCGATCGCGGCGCCCATGGGCGGCTCCAAGCAGTCGGGCCTCGGCCGCCGGAACGGCCCCGACGGGCTGAAGCGCTACGTCGAGGGCGTCACCGTGTCGGCGACGACCGGGCTCATCGCCCCGCCCACGACGGCGCGCGAGTGGAGGCGGCTCGAGGGCCCGATGCTGCTCCTGCTGCGCCTGCAGCGCGTGCTCCGACGGCGCTGA
- the fdxA gene encoding ferredoxin, with protein sequence MTYVIALPCVDVKDRACIDECPVDCIYEGERSLYIHPDECVDCGACEPVCPVEAIYYEDDLPDQWADYYKANVEFFDDIGSPGGAAKVGVIAKDHPVVAALPPQAH encoded by the coding sequence GTGACCTATGTCATCGCCCTCCCGTGCGTCGACGTCAAAGACCGCGCCTGCATCGACGAGTGTCCCGTCGACTGCATCTACGAGGGGGAGCGTTCGCTCTACATCCACCCGGACGAATGCGTCGACTGCGGCGCGTGCGAGCCGGTGTGCCCGGTCGAGGCGATCTACTACGAGGACGACCTGCCCGACCAGTGGGCCGACTACTACAAGGCCAACGTCGAGTTCTTCGACGACATCGGCTCGCCCGGCGGGGCGGCCAAGGTCGGCGTGATCGCGAAGGACCACCCGGTCGTCGCCGCGCTGCCGCCGCAGGCGCACTGA